The genomic stretch TGCCTTTCTTCACGCAAAAGGCAAGACTAGACTGTCTTGTTGGAATGTTCAATCTGCGGGTTCTCTTAGTTCTCAAAGCTTCAAGCTTTGTCAAATCGTTAGAACAATgcttgacaaacacacacacacacacacacacacacacacacacacacacacacacacacacacacacacacacctaatcTTGATATCATGATACATTTGCAGTTGATTTCTATGACTCTCCTACTGAGAGAACGAGTGAGTTTGGTCCTACTAAAGATAGCTTTGAAGATGTCGAGACAGCGGAGAGTAGCAAAGGTGAGAAGATACCCAAAACAGTCTAAGAACATGATTACTTGAGTGTACTGCATCGTTATCTAAACAAAAACCAGTAAGTGTGTGTGCTGTCTGATGAaagtgtcattgatatcattaCTGCTAAATGTGATTCTGAACATGTCACtagtgatgatgacaacaggGGCATGGAATACTACACACGTTGTTGTGCATGCTTTACATCTTATTTGCTACTTCAGATGGCTGGTTAGGGACACGTGAACAGCATGTTCAGAAGAGGAAACGAGCACTAGTGCACTACAAACAAGCAGCGCAAAATCAAAAAAAGAAGCAGACAAGAAACAAGCGTGTGTGGCTACAAGCTCATGTTGTAGGAGAGTATGTCACGGTCAAGATTCCATCTCAAGACCGAACATCTTCTGACCTTCCCAGGCTGCCAGCCGTAATAGTTCAAGGTAAGAGATCTAAACGATTCTCGTACCGTTTGAGGTAAGTGTATCAATTCAAACTTGTTTTTCAACAAGTGAGGGCATAATTCTCAAAACAGGTCAATGCATGAAGTTCTGAACAGGATGTATGATGAAAACACCTTGGAGAAGTATTCTGGGAAAATTGGAGGTCTTGATGACAATAACTGGCAAAGTGATAGCCGGATTTCATCAAGAACCCTTTATGGGTAATTACGTTGCAATCGGGAGTATCGCGAGCATGCGCAGTCCGCGAGTTTGACGTCACGTAGCACCGAAACGACGCCATCTTCGGCGACCGCGTGTGCACCGCTAGATAGTCTTTGATATATACTAGCAGCGCGCAATATACGGGACAATTTTTACTCCAAAAGATTTTTCAGTACGCATGGCTGAAGTTCGCCATGCCACGTGACAACAGTATATACATAATTATTCACAACGTCATAGAGATcgctatgtccaaaatatacttatgacgtCGTTTCGAATCCGATCCGAAGTCATTTGGTGGCGTATTCGCGCACATTCCAATccgtatgtgagtcacgcccGCGGCAACCGTTTGTGCTGTGGAGTCATTATTGTTGGTGCGttgagagaatacaaagtCGCAAGGCGAAGTACATCAATGTGTCGAATTGTGTTGATGAAGTGATAGCCaaatttctcgttcttctagtggcgtTTTCGGCACCTACGGAAGCCGATCTGGGAGGCGTTACCCTGCacaggatgtaagacaatgcactgattacaCACGCCAAAACGTACTTGAACGGCATCGGCCCAAAGCCAaagttagcgaaagcattgctcaggttagtgtagacacgTTCGCAGTTTTGACAAACTTGTTGCTCTCGGCGAGCATGCCGATACGCTGCGCACGTCTTTAGCGTCGATATCggcatggaaaattgtcaccgactgcttagCGAACTTGTCTACTGGTGCTGAGTTGCtaactaaagctattacaatcgattttgtgatttataTTGGTAGTTAGAGTACAGAGGTAGTCGACATGTATGCAGATTATATAGTTTcccggatgacatgttgggcCATAAAGGGAGAGGCAGCAACACTGGCCAGACCAAGACGAGGACAGCGTGTAACATACCATTGCAAATGCAAAAAAAAGGATGTTTGTTGGCTAAGATGTGCCCTTGTGTCCGAAGTGGTGTTTCTTGCCACAGCAAAGGCCATCATGGCAGGCACTGCAAGAATGGAACATCTCAGTCACCGTGTGCAACAAGtgtacaaaccaaacaaaagcAAGGAAAAGCATGTATTTCTGCAACATCTGCATTCTTTAAAACTCCATCAAGTACTTGTACAACTTCTGTCTCCACTACAACACCTGGGTTCACTACTGCGTGTGTCTCCAATGATACATTCGTGCCTAGTCCTACTACAGCTGTctgcacaacaacaacaatccaatctaatacatgtacattagTTTAATCAAGTCAACCATCGACATCACTCGTCCACTATCCTAGAGGCACTCAACCCAGAATTGCATCATTCTTTAACATTAGGACGCACAAAACTACATTGTTTGTCTCTTCCATAACTCAGCCAAATACATCACTTGTCCTCAAACGAGCAACGCAACCAAAACAAGAATCTGTCAGTGCAAGCAACTATATCATCATTCTTCAAAGACCCATCACAATTCCACCAAGTAGTATGTCATCTACTAAGCAAGAGTTACCAGTAAAGTCGTACAGTGGCTGCAAATGCAGAAACTGTGGAGTTACGAAGAAATGTCCATGCCGACAAGAAGGAAATGTTTGTACACCTTCTTGTTGTAGAAGATTCTGTCTGAATTGCCCTGGGCATGCACCCTTTGTGTCATTGGCAGTCAGTGACTTCCAACAGGACAGCATTAGTCTACCAAGCCGACAACAGTGGTTGCCTGATTTGCAGCTGTGTGTGAAAGAACGCAAGGAGCTGATAAACAACCAGTGTCTCACCAATGCACACATTCAGCAGCCCAAAGTTACTCAAGAAGCAGTTTCCCAATGTGGATGGCCTGTATTCTCCTTTGGTTGGAACAAGCATAATTGGATTTGATTCAGTTACTAATAGTGCTGTACAAATCCACAACGTTAATTCATCACACTGACTAATGTCTACAGCTGGCATTTTGTCTAGGAACTGTGTCGATGTATTTGACAGCTTGGCAGGGGACACTCTTGATATTTCATTGACACGCCAGCTAGCAGACATGTACAAGACATTGGCGGATGAGGATGGAGCAGTAAAGGTTATAAGAAAGCCTGTTCAGCAGCAGCACACAGGAAAAGAAAACTGTGGGCCATTTGAAATTGCTtttgcagcaactgtttgcaGTGGCCTTGACCCCAGTGCTTGTGCTTTCTTTGAGTGCGCTCTCCATCAACACATATGTGAAGGGTTTGAGACTGGCACAATACGGCTCTTTCCACAAGGTCTACCTTCAATGAAACGGGCAAAAGAGATGAAAACCTATGTTAGCATTCACTGCAATTGCTATGAACACATGTCAGGTTCTGAAATGGTGCAGTGCAATGGACATCAGAGGTGGTATCATTTCAATTGTATAAATTGTCACGGTAAGGCAAGAGACAAGATTTTGCAGCAAGAGTCACCACTGCAATTCCAGCCATTGACATTGAGCTAATGAGAGAGATTATTTCTGAGCAAAACAGTCAGTGTATCTTGGTCTTtgtgtagtagtagtagtagtagtagtagtagtagtagtagttgttgttgttgttgttgttgtgtgcatatgtctgcatgtttaAATAATGTCATCTGGGTTTCAAGGTACTTGACCTTGTATCTGTTCATCAGAAAGCTAGTTAAATAGTAAATGCAAAGCTGAAGAGTTCTTAACCTGATACATCAGACTTGACAGCATGTAGTTATATTTGGCAGGAACCCTGCCTTTAATAAACATGAGTTTATTGAAAATTTCTGATTGTACAAACATGTCGTGTATGGACTACTCAATTTGTTAATGACTAGTAAATTATATAACCAGTTTCCTCTATTTTGTTCATTATAACCTAATCATCACTCCCAAAACCCATCAACATGATTAGAGAGGACTCTGGTTCAAAACCATTCTCCATTGAATTGCCATAACGAATTGGAAGTTGTTCATTTAGTCTTGAAACAAGTACCTGTGTCATAAAGCAGTGGATTATTAGAGACATTTCAACTGAAACTCTTTCCACAACTAACTGACTAGAAGATAGAGGCCTCTAAGATTTGACTTTACTCATAAATCTCAAAAAGTGGACTTCTCCTGACTTGCGTAgctacaaattaattaattcgaTTCGCACTTGGATTGGTGTCACGACGTAAGCTCCTGTCTGTTGTGGCTGTCTTTTTGTAAGACTGCAAGTTTCTTTGTGAATTCGCAAATGGTCTAGCCTGTTAACGAACAGTCTAGCTCATGTTCCCATGCATTGTGTCTACCGATTCGAGAATTGTCTAGCCCATATGCAAATTCACAAATGGTCTGGCCCGTTTGCGAATGGTCCGGATTCGAATTTGGTCTGTATCAAAGTCACGCACTCTCACTTAGAatacatgtcacgtgaccatggtataaattacttatcaatgattagcgtgctatatggcttttatCTGTCTGGAGTGGAGTTGATACGGACCAAATGAGCAATTGTGTTCCCCAAACTGCCACCATGGCAGAAGGTGCTGCAATAACACAAAAGTTGATAGATAGTAATGAAGATACTGACACAGTTGTTAATCCATCTACCAATACAGTATATTCTGGTTACCTAAACGTCACCTAACCCTAGAAGacaaacggcatctgctacGCAATGATCAAATGGTTGACTGACAGTCACATTGCAGTAGGACAAGAACTACTGAAAAAGCAATTTCAAAATGTAAGTAGTTCAATTGCGTCACCTCTCATTGGAACTGGTTTTATGTAAAGTGTGTCACGTCCTAAAGACAGAGCCATTATTGTTCATCAGACAACTTGacattgtcattgttgtttaCACAGATCTAATTAGACAGCACTCTGCCTATTTACATTTGTCTCTTTCTCTCCACTTCTCATATActtcctgtgtgtgtgtgtgtgtgtgtgtgtgtgtgtgtgtgtgtgtgtgtgtgtgtgtgtgtgtgtgtgtgtgtgtgctgagCTGCTTAAGTTGGGAGAAGGGGAAACCATCTGCTGGCTCACTTCACTGTTCAACTCAATCTGGAGCAGTGAGAGTATTCCCTCAGATTGGTTGAACCACCTCATTGTCCCTCTTCACAAGAAGAGAAGTCGTTCCGAATGTGACAACTATAGAGGAATTGCCCTTTTGAGCATCCTAGCAAGATTTCTACTCGTGTTATATTGAACAGGATCAAACCCAGAGCGAAGGCCCTCTCGCGTGAGAAGCAGCGTGGTTTCCACAAGGGCAGAGGGTGCACCATCCAAATCTTTTCTCTCAGGGTGTTGATGGAAAAGCCAGGGAGTACCATCGTCCATTATACATCTGTTTTGTAGACCTCTGGTTCAATCAATAAAgcagctctctggtctgttctTCAGTATTGTTAGCACTTGCCATCTAAGCTGCTCAAAATCATTGAAGCATTGCACAGTAACACCTCTGCCGCTGTAAGGACCTATGGTAAAATCTcagatcatttctctgtttctaGTGGTGTCAAACAGGGTTGTGTGCTTGCTCCAACCTTATTCAACCTCTACTTTGACTCCGTGATTTGACTTGTCAttactgatcaccaaccagatgtaggtgtgtgcttgtcatatcttctggatgctgacctgttaggaaacaggaagaagcttacatcaGTGGTGTTAGCGACagaccttgaatatgctgatgatatggcattgatatctgattcTTATGAAAGTCTACCTACCTTGCTGGAATCTCTGGGTTTGTCTTGCCATCACACGGGGCTTACCATCAACTACAAGAAAACGAAGCTTCTAGCTGTCCTACCTGGAGTGATGCCCATCCTCCAGCTCCCATTTTTCTGCATCCTGATTGTGATCACattgaggtggtaccatcTTTCCAGTACCTTGGAAGTTTCCAACAATTGCACCTTGAACGTTGAGATATCGACATGGAACATCTCAGTCATATGggttaaaggagaactctcaccaaatactaaaacttgttgaaagaaagatacaaggcctggtatcttcctgcaggaaacctacggtccagacagccacagaagcagagaatcggcaacgagttgttcagacgattccctgtatgtacacaaagtcttactctctcgaagtaactacttttggtttaaccataccaagtgctcctaacgcacccaaattcagcgagacatgatctatgaactaatctaagaagagTCTCCTttctccttctgaggttgtattgccacagtcgatacttgcgtgataactttggggtcccagtttgctttactcaataaatcacaacttgacaccatatgtctcacaatccttaccttgaaatgtgcacagatatcggtcagtccctgactagtcaatgtcagtactgtcaccaaacattcagccaacaaggcctccacaaccacgagcATTTCTGccgtcagagaacatccattcctccgatatagcctatggtgaccttggcctgcatcgtttctcattggaatgaacgcagcgAAAGGAAAggaaaagtgtgtgtgtgtgtgtgtgtgtgtgcgcgcgcgcacgcgcacacacacccatgctCTCAATATAATTGTTATTAGACTATATTGTTATCTAGGGCATTCGATTTGCCCATTCCAACCATTCTGGTATACTAAGAATACGGGAATAATCATTGGATTTGTATTCCGGAATGATCAGTTATATCCcgagtaattaattaaaccacttCGTTGACCAGTTTACTCGGTTTATAGGTTTACTACAGGTGTGAGAATGAAAGGAATACAACTGCTCGTTTTGACTAAACTGCAAACCATACATGCGCACTAGCTCGTCAgccatgacaacagacctaGGGAAactactgcgcatgcgttcCGCATTCCGGAATGCGACCGAGTTCAATTTGGAATGAATATTCTCTTCATTCTGGAATGGTTGGAATggacaaattaattaatgcacccCCAAAAATAGTCATTTGTTGCATGTGCTACACTTAGTATCAGGGAGTGCGGtagcactccctatgtagggatgcgaagaatctaaaatggcggcccacacaaaagtatccaaacgcattcgaaccggatctctcagaactcattacagagatctcggacccacgtagcgctcaacttcaaacattcctaatggtagccagccTATCACccctgacactaagcgcctcagaagcctgctatcggcaagtaaaaaacctgatttattctttcacatttcacatttaacatttcacatttcacttttgtcagccaggctagcgcctcactcaaAGCacctacaacgacgagagccacaccaaacgattcgctcttgtcctaagaattgcactgactcaacagctagaaatgtgcaaagtcaccttgtatcagtcaactgctgccatgcaattccacgtagtgcttcccacaacgccatgttgttccggtacatgtgactaccgtttggaagcctagctgcctcttccacctgctgctgcatcctgcttacagttgcgtgtagttaaACATGTAGGACTATGTTCAACGGTGCGGCCTCCTGTCTGACTTTCTGggcatgtaagcgtgtatctcttccgtggaaccctaggtaatgggagttgtttatagatgcaatcagtgttattacgtacatccgtcagctgctatgtccttccgtgtatgctgagcgtaacttgggagttgtctagagatgcaatcaaagattgaaatcccgggccagctgcacacgtttactaggactgtcatttccatttcaaactacacaagtctaaaaacattttgagaaaatgatgggtatgtagggatgggtatgtacttatgttatttatgcccatctcctacatcacaataagGTCACTTGAGGAGATACGGTACCTATACTGGAATGTGCAacgtctaattacagcctggaaTTTGTGGCCTAGGGTGGGAGGGGGCGGGACAAAGAGTGCAACCTTCACGTGGTCTGTCCTGGGGTTTTGAgcatgaaagtattctcacTTGTTCAAAATGTGATGCACTCGGTTTACTAAAACTGCCATTTCCATCTTCGGGgcatatatacacacacacacacacacacacacacacacacacacacacacacacacacacacacacacacacacacacacacacgtgctcgCGTAATATACTTTTAACATagctaaaaatatatgaaacaagtccaaaaacattttgagaaaatgatgggtatgtagggatgggtatgtacttacgtcatttatgcccatctcctacatcacaatcttttaaATTTACCTATgtcgcttgcagcagttgtgaatgtgatgtacgAGATGgacataaatgacataagtacatacccatccctacatacccatcattttctcaaaatgtttttggacttttATAAAACGGTTTGTGCTTGCCTTTACATTCTACTGTCTAGGGACGTTGAGAGATAGAACAGATGTTAAAATAGCCACCAGAGTCCTAGATGTACACAGCACGTGATGTACAGATATCACATGAACACAGAGGACGTTGTCCGTCTAGCTCACCAGTGCCTCGCTGACTCTGTGGTTATAACGTATTACCCAGCTCCCCGTCTGTTGTGGCTcttgttttgtcttttgtaGGACTGCAACTTCCTTTGCGAATTCGCAAATGGTGTAGCCCATTCGCAACGGTCTAGATTCGAAACGGTCTTACTCTAGCTCGCGTTCCCATCCTGTCTGGAGAGTCGCGAATTGTAGCCTATAGCCCGTATGCGAATTCGCAAACGGTCCGGATTCGCATTTGGTCCGTatccagtggcgtagccaggcatCTATTTTACCGGGCATATGCCCGGGCAACTTTTTGCTTTGCCCGCGTATTTTAGGTGACATAAATTCAAGTTCAACGCATTTCTATAAACAGTCGGGAACACCGTGATAGAGGAGTCCCGCCCACGGAACTGTCCCGGATGCCGACTAATATCAATTCTCAGCGTCTGATTCGTTGAATTCGCTCAATGCAGGAGAAGATGGATGCGTCAGAGTCTAACGCTAAGCGTAGAAAGCGAAAGCGACATACTGTGACTCTGAATGACTTTTGGGGACCCAAAAGGTATCATTTCTCGTAGATACCAGTGTAATGATTTGGTGTACTTGTAGAAAATGTTTGTGGTTAATTAGAATTGAAAACGGTGACAAAACGGGCGATTCAGACGATATGCCTAACAAAATTCAGCAAGCCATACCTGAAAGCGCTGAGTCTGCCTACGAAGCCCCGGATGATTCTGGTTCTGGAGAAGACATGGCAAATACCGAGCCTGGTAATGCTAGGAGTACTGTGTGTTCAACATCTTTGGAGATCATATcaagtacatatgtacatattcTTTCCAGGCATTCATGATTGATTTATGTTGTGTTCTCTACAGAGTTGGACATTTCCACGAGGTTTCAGAGCGGCCCTTCCCAACCGGTCTGTCAGTTTCcttctaaaaattttggaaaggGAAAACACTCATGTAGAAGATCGTTTGTTGCCACCTGGTACACAACATATCCATGGTTGGAATACTCGATAAAATTTGACCGAGCCTACTGCTTTGCCTGTCGTCATTACTGCCTTGGCAGTGCAAGCGGCCGTGCCGACACAGCGTTTACCAGTATAGGTTTCGGCGACTGGAAGCATGGTACTGGTAATAAAGGAGCATTTCTGATCCATGCCAGTTCGGCACATCACAGGAATGCTATGGCAGAATGGCATGAGCGGCGACTGGATGACTGTAACAGCCAGCGTCGACGAGTTGAAGACCTCTTTGCAGAAGAAGATGAACGCGTTGTTCTTTCTAACAGACACTATTTAAAATGTCTGGCGGAGGTTATCCTCTTGTGTGCTAAACAGAATCTTGCACTTCGTGGGCACGATGAATCGGAGGAGTCATCGAATCCAGGCAATTTTTTGGCTGTATTTGAGCTTCTTGCAAGGCATGATCACGAATTGTTCAAACGAATTGAAACGCTCCCCGGTAACGTAAGTTATAAGTCTCCAGAGATTCAAAACGCTTTGATCCAGTTGATGGCTGATATGGTACGAGAGAAAATATGCAGTGAAGTACAAAGGAGTGGCTATTTTTGTCTTATTTGCGACGAAAGTAAAGATGTAGCAAAGAATGAACAGCTTGCAGTTGTTCTGCGCTATGTTCTAGACGGGACTGTTCATGAGCGGTTTATATCTTTCTTACCTCTTGGCAACCTTGCAGCAGACGGGATAGCAGAGGAGATCTGTCAAGTGTTGACAAGGAACAAACTTACCTTGCAGAACTGCATTGCTCAAACCTACGATGGTGCTAGTGTCATGAGCGGAAAGCACACCGGCGTTCAGAAGAGAATCAGAGACATTGCTCCGAAAGCCGTCTACACGCATTGCTACGCACATAGGCTGAACCTTGTTGTCGTTGATTCTGTAAAGTCCGTCTCCTCGGCGAGTGTGTTCTTTGACGTCCTTCAGAGGCTGTACGTCTTTGTTTCATCTTCTGCTGTTCACCCAATTTTCTTAGAAGCTCAAAAACGTCACTATCCGCAACGTTGTGAGAGCGTCACGCTGAAGAGACTTTCAGACACACGATGGACCTGTCGAATAGACTCTATACGAGCAATGCTTAAATCCTTTACAGCAGTAGTCGATGCCTTATCCTCTTTGACAAATGCTAGCAACAGCGAAAGAGCCATTTTAGCTGCAGGTCTATTGTCACGAGTGAAATCGTTAGAGTTTACCTCAAACTTGGTTATTTTCGAAAAGCTGCTGACTATTACAAAAAATCTGTCCGATCAGTTGCAAGCTGAAGATTTAGATCTGTCTGGAGCCGTTGATTTGTTAGAGACTGTGATAGAGCAATTGGTGGAGACCAGGGAATCCGGGTGGGACGATACATGGCAGCAAATTCTTCACTTGGCACAAACCTGCAGCGTTAATATGGATGTTTCTGATGGATCACGCAGTCGTGGTGATCCTGGACTTGTTACCGGTCGTCGCACTCGGAAACAAAAGGAAATTACTGATTGCGTTTTAACAGAGACTACTGGGCAGCGATTAACTGATTATTTCACCAACGATCAAGATCCCCTGGATGACGTGGCAAGAACGAAAATTCATTTACGACGAAAGCTTTTCTTACCGGTGATAGACCAAATGCTGCAGGAACTGGAATCAAGATTCAGCAACGATGGACGATCCCTTATGAAGTCAATTCAGGCTTGTAGTCCACAGTCCCGAAACTTCCTTCAAGCAGACGCCATTAATGCCTTAGTGGTACATTACGACATAAACCGTGAGGAAATTGGTTATGAAACTCATCAGGCAAGAAAATTTCTTAATGCATCTATGTGTGAAATGAAGTCTATCGCCGACGTCATTAGAGTTCTTACGCCGGTCAAAGCAGCTTTTCCGCATCTTATATCTGCCTTGCAGATAGCGTTGACTGTTGGGGTGACATCTGCCTCATGTGAGAGAACTTTCTCTAGTTTGAAGAGGCTGAAGACTTACACGAGACAATCGATGCTGCAAAGCCGAATGAACAGTCTAGCGATTTTGACCATAGAGAAAGATGTAGTTGAAACGTTAGATTTAGAGAGGGTAGTTACGAAATTTGCAAGTTTAGAATTTGGAAGATGCCGAAGATTAAGTCTAGTTAGCAAAAGCACAAAATTTTAGTGCTCTATAGAACAGCTTGTATTCTAACTGAGCTAATTATGAGTACATGATTAGGTTTTGTTCGATTGGTTTGTGAAATTGATGGATATGGGCAATGCCCGGTCAGTCCCTAAGGGcatggctacgccactgccgTATCACCAGTACCTTTCATTCGTActagttaataataataataattcgCATCCAGATAGGACACAGAACTCTCTGgagtaacaacaaacaagaaccacacagacaatttagtAACAGACATTGTAACTAGACAAGCAGTAGCACAATtatgtatctatatatctTTGTAACGAGTACTAAAAAATGTTCATCTCCTCATTAATATCACGACATAACATACTATGTCTGTACACATGCCAGGACATTGAACCAACTAATCTGTTCGGTGACTCCGTGGCTCTCTTCATAAAGCGCAACTGTAAGCTTTTCATCTTGACATCCGCTTCTTCGAATCCGGTGAGCCATTGACAAAGCGAGTTCCTCTGTGACATTTCTAATCCTCTTCTCACCTCCTTTCGATATGCCTTGTTTACTGCCTTAGTTACTGACGACCTGTTAAAATTTCATAGATGGCTACCATAATTCAGGATAGGAAATAATGCCTTTTCCACGATATTCATTCATACCCTATCGTTCATGCAGACTCCTCCCAACCGTGACACAACTGAATTGACCGCTCCATAAATGCGTCTTACTCTTCTTTCAACAGCAGCTTGATCCCCACAGCCCCTGTCCATAACCACACCCAAATGCGCAATTTCTGACTTGGATGTCAATATACTTCCGTTTAACCACAATTCTGGGCAGTTAAGAGCCATCCGCTTGTTTTTGCCATATATATAAGTTAAAAAAATTCATTTTGATTGTACTACTTTTTAGTTGCAGCATGCACGGGACGTAGTAAGTTTTCAAGCCAAAAACAAATCTAGAAATCGTGTTTTCATGTGACTGTGATTACTGTCTAGATAGCAGTAATTGTAATTAGTAATTTTAGTTAGATTAAAACGTGCCATTTTCAAATATTGGACTCTGCGTGTCAGTAGTGTCGCACAGATAATTTGCGTAGCCTCGCGAACCAAGCCTTCCGTGCTCACTGTGCGACCTGACGTGCTGTTCGCCTGCTtgcacgtgagaggaggtgcttgAGCCAAAACTGCTCGCGTGCAAGCAGGAAACAGCACGTGAGGTCGCACAGTAAGGCTTGGCTCGCGAGGCTATAATTTGCGAACCGAATACAGTTGGTAACAACATGTGACCTACACGTGTCATCATCTGCTGCCGTTTGTTAATTCCGCGTTATTTTTTGGAACTCAAGTGATTGCTGAGTGAATCCCACAACTGTGAACAACAGCACGCGACAAACGTGTGGCACAGCAAATCCTACCAAACACGCGAAAGCACTACAACGCTTTTCAGTACACAGTAGAGACGCGAGACATGTTTGTGGGAAGCAGCAGAAGGCAACAAGAAGGCCTATTTCGGGCCCATTAggacgtcacgtgacaataaTTTATTCTCGCAGTGCAGGCGCCGgtacgtgtacagtacctacAACTTAGAAATTGCAAGTGTTATTTAAAGTGGCTTACTTTCTACTGTACTGAAATGTTGTGCTCAG from Corticium candelabrum chromosome 21, ooCorCand1.1, whole genome shotgun sequence encodes the following:
- the LOC134196833 gene encoding zinc finger MYM-type protein 1-like, whose product is MQEKMDASESNAKRRKRKRHTVTLNDFWGPKRIENGDKTGDSDDMPNKIQQAIPESAESAYEAPDDSGSGEDMANTEPGNARSTVCSTSLEIISKLDISTRFQSGPSQPVCQFPSKNFGKGKHSCRRSFVATWYTTYPWLEYSIKFDRAYCFACRHYCLGSASGRADTAFTSIGFGDWKHGTGNKGAFLIHASSAHHRNAMAEWHERRLDDCNSQRRRVEDLFAEEDERVVLSNRHYLKCLAEVILLCAKQNLALRGHDESEESSNPGNFLAVFELLARHDHELFKRIETLPGNVSYKSPEIQNALIQLMADMVREKICSEVQRSGYFCLICDESKDVAKNEQLAVVLRYVLDGTVHERFISFLPLGNLAADGIAEEICQVLTRNKLTLQNCIAQTYDGASVMSGKHTGVQKRIRDIAPKAVYTHCYAHRLNLVVVDSVKSVSSASVFFDVLQRLYVFVSSSAVHPIFLEAQKRHYPQRCESVTLKRLSDTRWTCRIDSIRAMLKSFTAVVDALSSLTNASNSERAILAAGLLSRVKSLEFTSNLVIFEKLLTITKNLSDQLQAEDLDLSGAVDLLETVIEQLVETRESGWDDTWQQILHLAQTCSVNMDVSDGSRSRGDPGLVTGRRTRKQKEITDCVLTETTGQRLTDYFTNDQDPLDDVARTKIHLRRKLFLPVIDQMLQELESRFSNDGRSLMKSIQACSPQSRNFLQADAINALVVHYDINREEIGYETHQARKFLNASMCEMKSIADVIRVLTPVKAAFPHLISALQIALTVGVTSASCERTFSSLKRLKTYTRQSMLQSRMNSLAILTIEKDVVETLDLERVVTKFASLEFGRCRRLSLVSKSTKF
- the LOC134196741 gene encoding uncharacterized protein LOC134196741, producing MSTAGILSRNCVDVFDSLAGDTLDISLTRQLADMYKTLADEDGAVKVIRKPVQQQHTGKENCGPFEIAFAATVCSGLDPSACAFFECALHQHICEGFETGTIRLFPQGLPSMKRAKEMKTYVSIHCNCYEHMSGSEMVQCNGHQRWYHFNCINCHGKARDKILQQESPLQFQPLTLS